The following proteins come from a genomic window of Maribacter sp. HTCC2170:
- the rho gene encoding transcription termination factor Rho, translated as MFEISDLKSKKLPELQEIAKGLKVPKFKSLKKLDLVYQILDLQAANPKATAELSTSPDPAEKKKPAPRPKRARVAAEKKTESPKTENEKTEAVKPAQSETSKPPVKREQKQGNKPNPRPNPNQNVKKDHHNKGQQHKNQHAKKPHHQKNGQDKRNSNFDKDLKNRYKEPEFEFDSIIASEGVLDIMQDGYGFLRSSDYNYLSSPDDIYVSQSQIRLFGLKTGDTVLGNVRPPKEGEKYFPLIKVNKINGIDPQVVRDRVSFEHLTPLFPDEKFNLSERQASISTRIIDLFSPIGKGQRGMIVSQPKTGKTMLLKDVANAIAANHPEVYLIVLLIDERPEEVTDMQRNVQGEVVASTFDKEATEHVRVANIVLEKAKRLVECGHDVVILLDSITRLARAYNTVQPASGKVLSGGVDANALHKPKRFFGAARNIEGGGSLSIIATALTDTGSKMDEVIFEEFKGTGNMELQLDRKISNRRIFPAIDLTSSSTRRDDLLLDESTIQRMWILRKYLADMNPIEAMEFIEQRIKQTKNNEEFLMTMNQ; from the coding sequence ATGTTCGAGATTTCAGATTTAAAATCGAAAAAGCTTCCTGAATTGCAGGAAATAGCAAAGGGATTGAAAGTCCCAAAGTTCAAGAGTTTAAAAAAACTGGATTTGGTCTACCAAATATTAGACCTACAAGCTGCAAACCCAAAGGCAACAGCGGAACTATCGACTTCCCCTGACCCTGCCGAGAAAAAGAAACCTGCTCCTAGACCTAAAAGAGCACGTGTCGCTGCAGAAAAGAAAACAGAGAGTCCTAAAACCGAGAATGAGAAGACTGAGGCTGTTAAACCAGCACAATCAGAAACTTCTAAACCACCGGTCAAAAGAGAGCAAAAACAAGGGAATAAACCAAACCCAAGGCCAAATCCCAATCAAAATGTCAAAAAGGACCATCACAATAAAGGTCAGCAACATAAAAATCAACATGCTAAAAAACCTCATCATCAAAAAAATGGTCAGGATAAACGTAACAGCAATTTTGACAAAGATCTTAAAAACAGGTACAAGGAACCTGAGTTTGAATTTGATAGTATTATCGCTAGTGAAGGTGTCTTGGACATTATGCAAGATGGTTATGGTTTCTTAAGATCATCTGATTACAACTATCTTTCATCACCAGATGATATTTATGTTTCCCAATCACAGATTAGATTGTTTGGCTTAAAAACTGGTGATACTGTTTTAGGAAATGTGCGCCCGCCAAAAGAAGGTGAAAAGTACTTTCCTTTAATTAAAGTGAACAAAATAAATGGTATTGATCCACAGGTTGTTCGTGACAGAGTTTCTTTTGAGCATCTAACACCATTGTTCCCTGATGAAAAATTCAATCTTTCAGAACGTCAGGCGAGCATATCTACACGTATCATCGACTTGTTCTCTCCTATAGGAAAAGGGCAAAGAGGTATGATCGTATCACAACCAAAGACTGGTAAAACGATGCTTTTGAAGGATGTTGCAAATGCCATCGCTGCCAATCATCCTGAAGTTTATCTTATTGTTTTATTGATTGATGAACGCCCTGAAGAGGTAACCGATATGCAACGGAATGTACAAGGCGAAGTAGTTGCTTCTACTTTTGACAAAGAAGCTACGGAGCATGTTCGCGTTGCGAACATAGTGTTGGAAAAAGCAAAACGTTTGGTTGAATGTGGACACGATGTAGTTATCTTATTAGATTCAATTACCCGCTTGGCAAGAGCATACAATACGGTACAACCAGCATCTGGAAAGGTATTAAGTGGTGGTGTAGATGCCAATGCATTACATAAACCAAAACGTTTCTTTGGAGCTGCCCGTAATATTGAGGGAGGTGGATCACTTTCTATCATCGCAACAGCACTAACGGACACTGGATCAAAAATGGACGAAGTTATATTTGAGGAGTTCAAAGGTACCGGTAACATGGAACTTCAACTGGATCGCAAGATCAGTAATAGAAGAATATTCCCTGCTATTGACCTTACTTCATCCAGCACACGTAGAGATGATTTATTACTTGATGAAAGCACGATTCAACGCATGTGGATATTGCGAAAATACCTAGCAGACATGAATCCTATTGAAGCAATGGAGTTTATTGAGCAACGTATTAAACAGACTAAGAACAATGAAGAGTTCTTAATGACAATGAATCAGTAG
- the rpsT gene encoding 30S ribosomal protein S20, with product MANHKSALKRIRRNEAVRLRNRYQHKTTRNAIKKLRGEEKKKDAEKLLPEVVSMIDRLAKRNIIHSNKAANLKSKLAKHVAAL from the coding sequence ATGGCAAATCACAAGTCAGCATTAAAGAGAATCAGAAGAAATGAAGCTGTTCGTTTACGTAACAGATATCAGCATAAAACTACCCGTAATGCTATCAAAAAATTACGCGGTGAGGAGAAGAAAAAGGATGCTGAGAAGTTATTGCCTGAGGTTGTTAGTATGATCGATAGGTTGGCCAAACGTAATATCATTCACTCCAACAAAGCTGCTAACTTAAAAAGTAAATTGGCAAAGCACGTTGCTGCATTGTAA
- the proS gene encoding proline--tRNA ligase has product MGKNLTKRSEDYSKWYNELVVKADLAENSGVRGCMVIKPYGFAIWEKMQAGLDKMFKETGHENAYFPLFIPKSYLSKEASHVEGFAKECAVVTHYRLKNDESGKGIIVDPDAKLEEELIVRPTSETIIWDTYRKWIQSYRDLPLLINQWANVVRWEMRTRLFLRTAEFLWQEGHTAHATEKEAIEEAEQMMHVYADFAENHMAVPVIKGIKTESERFAGAIETYCIEALMQDGKALQAGTSHFLGQNFAKAFDVKFATKEGKQEYVWATSWGVSTRLMGALVMTHSDDSGLVLPPKLAPIQVVIVPIYRGLEQLDAISEKVGPLVKELRAKGISVKYDSRDTHKPGFKFNEYELKGVPVRLAIGQRDMENGTYEVARRDTFEKVTIPEDEVVSKIEFLLEDIQKNIYAKAHKYREEHITEVNSYEEFKKVLEDKGGFVSAHWDGSIATEDKIKEETKATIRCIPLENDASSGSCMVTGKPSSRRVLFAKAY; this is encoded by the coding sequence ATGGGTAAAAATTTGACAAAGAGAAGTGAGGATTATTCCAAATGGTATAACGAGCTCGTAGTAAAAGCTGATTTAGCAGAAAATTCGGGGGTTCGCGGATGCATGGTCATTAAACCATACGGATTCGCCATATGGGAAAAAATGCAGGCCGGACTGGATAAAATGTTCAAGGAGACGGGGCATGAAAATGCATATTTTCCGTTGTTCATTCCAAAATCATATTTAAGTAAAGAAGCTAGTCACGTGGAGGGTTTTGCAAAGGAATGTGCAGTTGTAACCCACTATAGGTTAAAGAATGATGAAAGTGGCAAAGGCATCATTGTTGATCCAGATGCAAAACTAGAAGAAGAACTTATAGTTAGACCTACTTCGGAGACCATTATTTGGGATACATATAGAAAGTGGATACAATCATATCGCGATTTACCATTGTTGATCAACCAATGGGCGAATGTTGTGCGATGGGAAATGCGTACACGTCTTTTTCTTAGGACTGCTGAGTTTTTATGGCAAGAAGGGCATACTGCCCATGCCACAGAAAAGGAGGCCATTGAGGAGGCTGAACAAATGATGCATGTATATGCCGATTTTGCAGAGAATCATATGGCAGTACCTGTTATTAAAGGAATCAAGACAGAAAGTGAGCGTTTTGCTGGAGCTATAGAAACGTATTGTATAGAGGCGTTAATGCAAGATGGAAAAGCTTTGCAAGCAGGTACATCACACTTTCTTGGGCAGAATTTTGCCAAGGCTTTTGATGTGAAGTTTGCAACCAAAGAAGGTAAACAAGAATATGTTTGGGCAACTTCTTGGGGAGTTTCAACGCGATTAATGGGAGCTTTGGTAATGACACATAGCGATGATAGTGGCTTGGTATTACCTCCAAAATTGGCACCAATTCAAGTGGTAATCGTTCCAATTTATAGAGGACTTGAGCAATTGGATGCTATTTCGGAAAAGGTGGGGCCTTTGGTGAAAGAGTTAAGGGCGAAAGGAATCTCTGTAAAGTATGACAGTAGAGACACGCATAAGCCAGGTTTTAAATTCAACGAATATGAATTAAAAGGAGTGCCTGTACGTCTGGCAATAGGCCAGCGCGATATGGAGAATGGTACTTATGAGGTAGCAAGGCGCGATACTTTTGAAAAAGTTACCATACCTGAGGATGAAGTGGTATCAAAAATTGAATTTCTATTGGAAGATATCCAGAAGAATATTTATGCTAAAGCACATAAGTATAGGGAAGAGCATATTACCGAGGTTAATTCTTATGAAGAATTTAAAAAGGTGCTGGAAGATAAAGGAGGTTTTGTTTCTGCCCATTGGGATGGTTCAATTGCAACTGAGGATAAAATAAAAGAGGAGACAAAAGCAACAATACGCTGTATTCCGTTGGAGAATGATGCATCTTCAGGTAGTTGTATGGTTACTGGTAAACCTTCGTCAAGAAGAGTACTATTTGCTAAGGCGTACTAA